The sequence below is a genomic window from Deltaproteobacteria bacterium.
AAACCCATGTCCATTAGAATGGCCAAGGTTTCATCCTCGGCCTCCCTGGAGTGGATGACCACGGGCATATCAAGCTCCCGGGCCAGGGCCAGCTGATCCCGGAACCTTTTTTTTTGCGCGGGTCTCGGGCTGTAGTCGTAGTGGAAGTCGAGGCCGATTTCCCCCAGGGCCCTGAGTCGGAAGTCGGACCTGAATGACAGGGCCATGCGGTCCAGATCCGTTTCGGCCATGGACTCTGCGTCATGGGGGTGGATGCCCATCAGAAAAAAGACTTCGTCCCGGCCATCGAAGAAGGATCGACCATTCTCATAGGCCCCAGGTCCAAGGAAAACCTGGCCGATTCGGGCTACTCCGGCGGTGCGCGCCCGGGTCAGAACGGAGTCCAGATCTTCGACCAGGGGGCCCATGTCCAGATGGGCATGACTGTCGGCTCCGCCCAGGGGCAGACCCAGGGAGGCCGGATCCGGTCTCTGGGCCTTTTTCTTGCTCACGCCGGCCGCTCGTCCCGGTATTCGGAAAGGGGCACGGCTTCTTCGATGAGCATGATCGGGATGTCGTCCTCGACCCGATAGACAAGGGCGCAATTTTTACAGATGAGCCCGTCCTCGGACGGGGTCGGTTCGAGGTCGCCCTTGCATTTGGGGCAGGCTAGTATCTCCAGTAGTTCCTTGTGCAGGGCCATGAGTCCTCCATGGTTTGGGAATGGGTCTGATGGGCGTGGCCTACCCGCTT
It includes:
- a CDS encoding TatD family deoxyribonuclease yields the protein MSKKKAQRPDPASLGLPLGGADSHAHLDMGPLVEDLDSVLTRARTAGVARIGQVFLGPGAYENGRSFFDGRDEVFFLMGIHPHDAESMAETDLDRMALSFRSDFRLRALGEIGLDFHYDYSPRPAQKKRFRDQLALARELDMPVVIHSREAEDETLAILMDMGFPGRPLLWHCFGQGPDLARTILGHGWDISIPGPVTYQKNELLASAVAVIPPGRLHLETDCPYLAPEPYQGKTNEPALAAFTALAVANIQKRPPAEVWISCGANTTRFFGL
- a CDS encoding Trm112 family protein translates to MALHKELLEILACPKCKGDLEPTPSEDGLICKNCALVYRVEDDIPIMLIEEAVPLSEYRDERPA